The window CTTCTACAATGATTGCATTTTCTTCGACTTGTCCTTTGAAGAAATTCATTGCTGGTGATCCTATGAACCCTCCAACGAAAGTGTTATTCGGTTTGTCGTACACTTCTTTTGGTGCACCAACTTGCTGGATGAATCCATCTTTCATTACGACCAGTCGGGTAGCCATAGTCATCGCTTCAGTCTGATCGTGTGTAACATAGATTGTCGTTGTTTGTAAGCGTTGGTGTAGCTTTTGAATCTCTGCTCTCATCTGAACTCGAAGTTTAGCATCTAAGTTGGAAAGTGGTTCGTCCATTAAGAATACTTTTGCATCACGGACAATTGCGCGACCTAATGCCACACGTTGACGTTGACCACCAGATAATGCTTTTGGTTTACGATCCAACAATTCTTCTAAGCCAAGTATTTTTGCTGCTTCTTGTACTTTTTCTTTAATCTCAGCTTTTTTAACTTTACGCAACTTCAAACTGAACGCCATGTTGTCATAAACGGACATATGCGGGTAAAGAGCATAGTTCTGGAAGACCATCGCGATGTCTCTGTTTTTTGGAGCGACATCATTCATTCGTTTGTCCTCAATTAATAAGTCACCGCTAGTTATTTCTTCTAATCCAGCTATCATTCTAAGTGTCGTTGATTTACCACAACCAGATGGCCCAACAAACACGATGAATTCCTTATCTTTAATATGTAAATTGAAATCAGTTACGGCTTGAACATCTTTATCATACACTTTGTTGATTTTCTCTAGTTTCATTTCCGCCATAAAAAACAGCTCCTTTACTTGGGATAATTCCAGTGTAAAGAAGCTTCGGGTTTTATGAAATGGACAATGTGCACAAAATTAGATTTCTAGATTCGTGCACTCTGTTGATTGGAAATTAATCAGTAATAAGGAATGCAAGGTAGACATGGAACATATCTTCAAAACTTCTCAAGTCATAACCAGTTAGCTCAGAAAATTTTTCTATTCGGTATTGCAAACTATTCCTATGCATGAATAATTTTTTGGCTGCAAGTGATACATTCCCCTGACATTCGATGACTACCCGGATGGAACGGAGTAATTCTGGGTCATTCAAAGTATCTTTTAAAATAGCCTCTGAAAAGAACAGTCGATCTTCCTTGGTAAATAGGTGGGGCATCAGGTGCCGCATGGCCTCTGGTTGTTTCACTACACGATTCGACGGCCCTTTCCATATTTCCCGGGAAATAGATAGGGACCAGTGGAATAAATCTGGAGCTCGTTTAATATCTGTTTGAATATCAGTGACGAATATCCTTAGTTTCATATCAAGATCATCGCTCATCAAATCGATGATTTCTTGAAAATTCACTACATCTTGCTCACTATGAATCTCTTCAAATATGCAAACATGATTAACTTCATTCCATAAGAAGAGAAGGTTTTTACCCAGCATGGTTTCGACCGATTCCCGGAATAATTCCTGATTGATAGAGGAGGTTTCCATTTGGATGTGGACGAAGCGATACAGGTCAATTTCGTGTGGCACTTCTTTGGAGTAATTATTCAAATAGGATAGCCATTTGGTTTCTTTACTCGTATGTATGGGTTCTGAATTTATTGCATCTAATAACTCACGTTGGTCTTCATTCACCTCATTTGAAGGGATAAAATATACTTTCCCTTGGTGATGAATTGCAACATCTTCGCCTAAAGTTGAAGGTTGTTGTGAAATTGAAGGGAAGATTTGCTTTAGCTTTAGTAAGTCCATTGTAGGCCTCCTCATGTTAATGGCCGATTTGAAAGTTATGGATATTATATCATTTTCAAGTTACTACGTTTAGTATAAAACAAAAGCTTGGGTAGTCTGCTGATTAGCAGGTCCCAAGCTTTTTTCGTGTTAAGCATTTTCTTCAAATGCTTTACGATTTCTAAGTTTGATGATGCGGTAGATGTGACTGACAATCACTTTACCCACCGCATAGGCGGGAACAGCAATGATCATGTACACAATACCACCGAATTTAGCTGCGAACAGTAATAAGAAAATAATTGTGATCGGATGAATCTGTAATTTTTTCCCCATAACTTGCGGAGAAATTAAATTACTTTCAAGTTGTTGTACGATTACAACGATGATAATAACCAACAATGCTTGGAAAGGCGATTGTAATACCCCGACAATGACCGCTGGGAACGTTCCGATCCAAGGGCCAATAAATGGGATGAAGTTCGTGAACAATGCCACGAGCGCGAGTATCAATGCATATCGAAGATCGATGATCATAAAGCCAATGTATACAAGAACCCCGACACATAAACTTACAATAATTTGTCCCTGGATGTATGAACTGAGTGCATCATCCATTTCATCTAAAATATCCCCGACTTCCGTGCGGTATTTTTTCGGCAAAAACCCAAGAATTCTTTTTGGTAATCTCTCGCCATCTTTCAGCAAATAAAACAACACGAAAGGTACAACCACCATGATAATCAAAATGCTGGCTATCACACCTATGTAAGTTGTTAGGTTTGAAGCGATAGTTGTCAAGAATTCAGTAACTTGCCCTTCTAAATTACTTAAGTATGATTCTATTTCTGCTTGCGAAGGCGCGATTCGGGAGAACCATTCGCTATTCTGAATAGCAATTAAATACTGGTTAGCACTTTCAATCAAGTCAGGCACACTATTAACTAAGTTATCGAACTGACGTTGTAACTCAGGTGCAATCAGTGTGATTAATAATGTTATCAAGCCTATTCCCGATAGAAAAACAATAAGAATCGCCACAGGGCGCGGCATTTTTCTATCTAGTAAGTCGACGATTGGCCGAATTAGATAATACAAAATCCCTGCAATGATCAAAGGTGTAAATATTGTTTGAAATAATACGAAGATCGGTTCGAATATAAACTGGACCTTTGTTGATAAGAAAATGATCAACATGATGATTATTATTGCGTAGCCTATTCTGAACCATTTGGTATTTGGCACCAATTCCACCAACTCTCTATATCTTTTCTATTATTGTAATATACGACCTCTGCAATGTCTAAGATAGTAGGGAAAATTCTTCTAATAGATTGCTAATATCAGTTTTACCATTAGGTTAAATAATAAACTATAAATTTCCAGATACATTTCACTTTAATTTTTGAGCAGAATAGTGCATAATAATATTTAATAAACAGAATTTTCAAACTATATGGGGTGGTGAGTGTGCAAACAGTAAAATTCTTGAAACCGTACTACGTGAAAAAGGATGAGCGTTTCGTAAGAGTCGTTTTAGCTTTCCAGTATTTCTCTATTGAAATGGATGATCGAGTGTATCAGTTCATACCACTCGATGCTCGAGAAATTGTCATTGATCGAACGAACCGCAGTATCGT of the Halalkalibacillus sediminis genome contains:
- a CDS encoding ABC transporter ATP-binding protein translates to MAEMKLEKINKVYDKDVQAVTDFNLHIKDKEFIVFVGPSGCGKSTTLRMIAGLEEITSGDLLIEDKRMNDVAPKNRDIAMVFQNYALYPHMSVYDNMAFSLKLRKVKKAEIKEKVQEAAKILGLEELLDRKPKALSGGQRQRVALGRAIVRDAKVFLMDEPLSNLDAKLRVQMRAEIQKLHQRLQTTTIYVTHDQTEAMTMATRLVVMKDGFIQQVGAPKEVYDKPNNTFVGGFIGSPAMNFFKGQVEENAIIVEGVKIAIPEGRMKTLRDQDYVGKELILGVRPEDLHDEPVFVETSGDTSFQTDIEVAELMGAETYLYSRLGEQEFIARVDARSDIQAGESLKLAMDMNKTHFFDPETEERIK
- a CDS encoding PucR family transcriptional regulator; this encodes MDLLKLKQIFPSISQQPSTLGEDVAIHHQGKVYFIPSNEVNEDQRELLDAINSEPIHTSKETKWLSYLNNYSKEVPHEIDLYRFVHIQMETSSINQELFRESVETMLGKNLLFLWNEVNHVCIFEEIHSEQDVVNFQEIIDLMSDDLDMKLRIFVTDIQTDIKRAPDLFHWSLSISREIWKGPSNRVVKQPEAMRHLMPHLFTKEDRLFFSEAILKDTLNDPELLRSIRVVIECQGNVSLAAKKLFMHRNSLQYRIEKFSELTGYDLRSFEDMFHVYLAFLITD
- a CDS encoding AI-2E family transporter; its protein translation is MPNTKWFRIGYAIIIIMLIIFLSTKVQFIFEPIFVLFQTIFTPLIIAGILYYLIRPIVDLLDRKMPRPVAILIVFLSGIGLITLLITLIAPELQRQFDNLVNSVPDLIESANQYLIAIQNSEWFSRIAPSQAEIESYLSNLEGQVTEFLTTIASNLTTYIGVIASILIIMVVVPFVLFYLLKDGERLPKRILGFLPKKYRTEVGDILDEMDDALSSYIQGQIIVSLCVGVLVYIGFMIIDLRYALILALVALFTNFIPFIGPWIGTFPAVIVGVLQSPFQALLVIIIVVIVQQLESNLISPQVMGKKLQIHPITIIFLLLFAAKFGGIVYMIIAVPAYAVGKVIVSHIYRIIKLRNRKAFEENA